The following coding sequences lie in one Nycticebus coucang isolate mNycCou1 chromosome 20, mNycCou1.pri, whole genome shotgun sequence genomic window:
- the LOC128572359 gene encoding olfactory receptor 2AJ1-like, whose protein sequence is MGHKNQTFSSDFILLGLFSSSQTNLVFFSFIFVIFVIAVTENTLMILLIHRDSQLHMPMYFLLSHLSSMDILHISNIVPKMLTNFLSGSQTISFVGCGFQIFLSLTLLGGECLLLAAMSYDRYIAICHPLHYPILVNDHVSVLMAGGAWLVGTLNSVVHTAYALHFPYCGSRAIDHFFCEVPAMLKLSCVDTSRYERGVYVSGIIFLLIPFSMISASYAQILLTVLQMKSAEARKKSFSTCSFHMIVVIMYYGPFIFTYMRPKSYHTPGQDKFLAIFYTILTPSLNPVIYSFRNKDVLGAMKNILKSSCLHKK, encoded by the coding sequence ATGGGACATAAGAATCAAACTTTCAGCAGTGATTTCATTCTTCTGGGATTGTTCTCTTCTTCCCAAACAAATCTGGTCTTTTTCTCGtttatatttgtcatttttgttaTAGCTGTAACAGAAAACACACTCATGATCCTCCTTATCCACAGAGACTCTCAACTCCATATGCCAATGTATTTCCTGCTCAGCCATCTCTCCTCTATGGATATCTTACATATTTCCAACATTGTTCCCAAAATGCTCACTAACTTTCTATCAGGCAGCCAAACTATTTCATTTGTAGGCTGTGGGTTCCAGATATTTCTGTCTCTCACCCTCCTGGGCGGTGAATGCCTTCTCCTCGCTGCAATGTCTTATGATCGCTATATAGCCATCTGTCACCCACTGCACTATCCAATCCTTGTGAACGATCATGTCAGTGTTCTTATGGCTGGAGGGGCCTGGCTTGTTGGAACCCTCAACTCCGTAGTTCACACAGCTTATGCACTACACTTTCCCTACTGTGGCTCTAGAGCCATCGATCACTTTTTCTGTGAAGTACCTGCCATGTTGAAGTTGTCATGTGTGGACACATCACGCTATGAACGAGGAGTTTATGTAAGCGGCATCATTTTCCTGCTCATCCCTTTCTCCATGATCTCTGCTTCTTATGCCCAAATTCTCCTTACTGTCCTCCAAATGAAATCAGCAGAGGCACGGAAAAAGTCATTTTCCACTTGTTCCTTCCACATGATTGTGGTCATAATGTACTATGggccttttatttttacatatatgagACCTAAATCATACCATACTCCAGGCCAGGATAAGTTCCTGGCAATATTCTACACCATCCTCACTCCCTCACTCAACCCTGTAATCTACAGTTTTCGGAATAAAGATGTTCTGGGGGCAATGAAAAACATACTCAAAAGCAGCTGTCTGCATAAAAAATGA